From the Butyrivibrio fibrisolvens genome, one window contains:
- the ylxM gene encoding YlxM family DNA-binding protein: MSEVGKIIEQGMLYDFYGDLLTAHQKEIYEDLVYNDMSLNEIAQEYGISKQGVHDLIKRCTQTMQGYEDKLHMIARFNSIRADAQKMKNIIDNAAEDFPDRNEIRRLSDHIIEELI; this comes from the coding sequence ATGAGCGAGGTCGGCAAGATCATAGAGCAGGGCATGTTGTATGATTTCTATGGAGATCTTCTTACTGCCCATCAGAAAGAAATATACGAAGATCTGGTTTACAATGATATGTCGCTCAATGAGATAGCACAAGAGTACGGAATCAGCAAACAGGGTGTACATGATCTGATAAAGAGATGCACACAGACGATGCAGGGCTATGAAGACAAGCTTCATATGATCGCAAGGTTCAATTCAATAAGAGCCGATGCACAGAAGATGAAAAATATAATTGATAATGCTGCAGAGGATTTTCCTGACAGAAATGAGATCCGCAGATTGTCAGACCACATAATAGAGGAACTTATCTAA
- a CDS encoding glycoside hydrolase family 25 protein, which translates to MAKGRNRRLIHAAVTTQNIISIILLSLIAIVTLTFSIAILLRNAALRKENEAYKAQLDSIQEEGYYTVSETDEMVSQAYEGGYDLARQEVLDSFQKQLESGTGITTTVRSLFPDQILIAKDGRYYFIPIDRSLSLNSFTDTDFAKNSSGVLEYKGSNAAVLGTFGIDVSKFQGEIDWEKVADSGVEYAFIRVGNRGTSTGKIVEDEYFEANIKGAIDAGIEVGVYFYSSAVNDEEALEEAKFVLDAIKPYEVTYPVVIDVERPEGSDYRTQNVTQDQMTGIVRKFCDTVKDSGYTPMIYGNNETFALMLNMAEVEDIDKWVAFYNVPLYFPYEFSIWQYSASGKIDGIKGEVDFNICVQKGW; encoded by the coding sequence TTTTCTATTGCCATACTCCTTAGAAATGCAGCTCTTCGAAAAGAAAATGAAGCTTATAAGGCTCAGCTGGATTCTATTCAGGAAGAAGGCTATTATACTGTGTCTGAGACAGATGAGATGGTATCACAGGCTTATGAAGGCGGATATGACCTGGCCAGGCAAGAGGTACTTGATTCTTTCCAGAAACAGCTTGAATCAGGAACAGGCATCACTACTACAGTGAGAAGCCTTTTTCCTGATCAGATTCTTATTGCCAAAGACGGAAGATATTATTTCATTCCTATCGACAGATCACTTTCTCTTAATTCATTCACAGATACTGATTTTGCCAAAAACAGCTCAGGAGTTCTTGAATACAAAGGCTCTAATGCAGCTGTTCTTGGAACATTTGGAATAGATGTATCCAAATTCCAGGGAGAGATCGACTGGGAGAAGGTAGCGGACAGCGGCGTAGAGTATGCATTTATACGAGTTGGCAACAGAGGAACATCTACAGGCAAGATAGTAGAAGATGAATACTTTGAAGCTAATATCAAAGGTGCTATAGATGCCGGCATAGAAGTTGGTGTATATTTCTATTCATCCGCAGTAAATGACGAAGAAGCCTTGGAAGAAGCCAAGTTCGTACTTGATGCTATAAAGCCTTATGAAGTAACTTATCCTGTTGTTATAGACGTAGAGAGACCTGAAGGCTCTGATTACAGGACCCAGAATGTCACTCAGGATCAGATGACAGGCATCGTAAGAAAATTTTGCGATACAGTTAAGGATTCAGGCTATACACCTATGATCTATGGCAATAATGAAACTTTTGCACTTATGCTCAATATGGCTGAAGTTGAAGATATCGATAAATGGGTAGCATTCTATAATGTTCCTTTGTACTTTCCTTATGAGTTCTCGATATGGCAGTATTCGGCATCTGGCAAGATAGATGGTATCAAAGGTGAAGTTGACTTTAATATCTGCGTGCAAAAAGGATGGTAA
- the rpsP gene encoding 30S ribosomal protein S16, with product MAVKIRLKRIGKKKTPFYRIIVSDAKAPVQGKFVDEIGTYDPNTNPGTVKVDAEKAQKWLSNGAQPTDTVAKIFKMAGVHKN from the coding sequence ATGGCAGTAAAGATCAGATTAAAGAGAATTGGTAAGAAGAAGACACCTTTCTACAGAATCATCGTAAGTGATGCAAAGGCTCCTGTACAGGGTAAGTTCGTTGATGAGATCGGAACATATGATCCTAACACAAATCCTGGAACAGTTAAGGTAGACGCTGAAAAGGCTCAGAAGTGGCTCTCAAATGGTGCTCAGCCTACAGATACAGTAGCTAAGATCTTCAAGATGGCAGGAGTTCACAAGAACTAA
- the ffh gene encoding signal recognition particle protein, protein MAFESLSDKLQNVFKKLRGKGRLTEDDVKIALKEVKMALLEADVSFKVVKQFIAAVQERAVGEDVMNGLNPGQMVIKIVNEEMIRLMGSETTEIQFKPGKEITVIMMAGLQGAGKTTTAAKIAGKLKSRGKFPLLVACDVYRPAAIEQLRVNAQKQVVDFYEEGTNVSPVDIAKHAIDYASKNNKNVVILDTAGRLQIDENMMNELINIKKEVDVFQTILVVDAMTGQEAVNVASEFNEKVGVDGIILSKLDGDTRGGAALSTRAVTGKPILYVGMGEKLSDLEQFYPDRMANRILGMGDVLTLIDKAVEANKESDMAAEADMAARLKKGKFDFEMYLESMKQMRKLGGLGSILSMLPGGNKISADQLPDEKELARMEAIVLSMTPEERRNPKLMSPSRKKRIADGSGNDIAVVNRFIKNFEQSQKVMKQLGGMKKGKHGGFGNMMNMGRMLGGNNKFF, encoded by the coding sequence ATGGCTTTTGAAAGCTTATCTGATAAACTACAAAATGTATTTAAGAAACTTCGCGGCAAGGGTCGTCTTACAGAAGATGATGTCAAGATAGCCCTTAAGGAAGTTAAGATGGCTCTGCTTGAGGCTGATGTCAGCTTTAAGGTTGTAAAGCAGTTCATAGCTGCTGTACAGGAGAGAGCGGTCGGCGAAGATGTTATGAACGGCCTTAATCCGGGGCAGATGGTCATCAAGATCGTTAATGAAGAGATGATCAGACTTATGGGTTCTGAAACTACTGAGATTCAGTTCAAACCCGGTAAGGAGATAACTGTTATCATGATGGCAGGTCTTCAGGGTGCTGGTAAGACCACCACCGCTGCCAAGATAGCAGGCAAGCTCAAGTCCAGGGGTAAGTTTCCACTGCTTGTAGCCTGTGACGTATATCGTCCCGCAGCTATCGAACAGCTGCGTGTTAACGCCCAGAAGCAGGTGGTTGACTTCTATGAAGAAGGTACAAACGTATCACCTGTTGATATAGCAAAACATGCCATAGACTATGCGTCAAAGAATAACAAGAATGTTGTTATCCTTGATACAGCAGGACGTCTTCAGATTGATGAGAACATGATGAATGAGCTTATCAATATCAAGAAGGAAGTCGATGTATTCCAGACAATCCTTGTTGTAGATGCAATGACCGGTCAGGAAGCTGTTAATGTGGCTTCTGAATTCAATGAGAAGGTCGGCGTTGATGGCATAATCCTTTCTAAGCTGGATGGCGATACCAGAGGTGGTGCTGCGCTTTCAACAAGAGCAGTTACAGGCAAGCCTATTCTCTATGTTGGTATGGGAGAGAAACTTTCAGATCTTGAACAGTTCTATCCTGACCGTATGGCTAACCGAATCCTGGGAATGGGAGATGTGCTTACTCTTATCGATAAGGCTGTTGAAGCCAATAAAGAGTCCGATATGGCTGCAGAAGCAGATATGGCTGCACGTCTCAAAAAGGGTAAGTTCGATTTCGAGATGTATCTTGAAAGTATGAAGCAGATGCGTAAGCTTGGCGGACTTGGAAGCATTCTTTCAATGCTCCCTGGTGGCAATAAGATAAGCGCTGATCAGCTTCCTGATGAGAAAGAACTTGCCAGAATGGAAGCAATAGTTCTGTCCATGACACCTGAGGAGAGACGTAATCCTAAGCTCATGAGCCCTTCAAGAAAGAAGAGAATTGCTGATGGCTCAGGTAATGATATTGCAGTGGTTAACAGATTCATTAAGAATTTTGAGCAGTCTCAGAAAGTTATGAAGCAGCTTGGTGGAATGAAAAAAGGCAAGCACGGCGGCTTCGGTAATATGATGAATATGGGACGTATGCTTGGCGGCAATAATAAATTCTTCTGA
- a CDS encoding AraC family transcriptional regulator — MAEEFDPSVEYEQKGYLNCDFRLFHIDENKAIDTPWHYHDFDKIVFFLRGDVRYAVEGREYELRPYDIVIVPHHSIHKVTASKEEGYERYVLYLKPETLVRLGSTEEVTIHEGKKLSGNSKDHDLGLCFDMTSKTRTNLIHFDAGITSELLEKFRTLEEVIKSEEQLYCAGLRIHVELIQLLIGLNEACYKNPDSFMEKARYNRKVIDIIDYITQHLGDDLSIDRISDKFYISKYHMMRIFKAETGYSVHQYIMEKRILKARDLIISGEPAMTAAIESGFRDYSSFCKAFRKATGKLPSDYVADI, encoded by the coding sequence ATGGCAGAAGAATTCGACCCTTCAGTAGAATATGAGCAGAAAGGATATCTAAACTGCGATTTTCGTCTTTTTCATATAGATGAGAACAAGGCTATAGATACACCCTGGCACTATCATGATTTTGACAAGATAGTTTTTTTCTTAAGGGGCGATGTCAGATATGCGGTAGAAGGCCGTGAATATGAACTTCGTCCTTATGATATCGTTATAGTTCCTCATCATAGTATTCACAAAGTTACTGCTTCTAAAGAAGAAGGATATGAGCGTTATGTGCTGTATCTGAAGCCTGAAACGCTTGTTCGCCTTGGAAGTACTGAAGAAGTAACTATTCATGAAGGCAAAAAGCTGTCCGGCAATTCCAAAGATCACGACCTTGGGCTATGCTTCGACATGACTTCAAAGACAAGGACCAATCTCATACACTTTGATGCCGGGATCACGTCAGAACTTCTGGAGAAGTTCAGAACACTGGAAGAAGTGATAAAATCTGAAGAGCAGCTCTACTGTGCCGGACTTAGGATTCATGTAGAACTTATACAGCTTCTTATAGGGCTTAATGAAGCATGCTACAAGAACCCTGATTCTTTTATGGAGAAGGCAAGGTATAATCGAAAGGTCATCGACATTATCGACTATATCACGCAGCATCTTGGAGATGATCTGTCTATAGACAGGATCTCTGACAAGTTCTATATAAGTAAGTATCATATGATGCGCATATTCAAGGCTGAGACCGGATATAGCGTACATCAGTATATCATGGAAAAAAGGATTCTGAAGGCCAGGGACCTTATAATATCCGGAGAGCCTGCCATGACTGCGGCTATAGAATCGGGATTTCGCGACTATTCATCTTTCTGTAAAGCCTTCAGAAAAGCTACAGGCAAGCTTCCGTCTGATTATGTTGCGGATATCTGA